In Alteromonas naphthalenivorans, one DNA window encodes the following:
- a CDS encoding TOTE conflict system archaeo-eukaryotic primase domain-containing protein, which yields MSSSLSDRLLEIDNQLQRLAEEKESLLNERNSILAQQEVELAKHFNQHVSPEAKVDLFISYFKGRNDVYPFRWESQNGRSGYSPACWNEWKPKVCNKPRISCTECSNKQFKHYDGQAIFDHLKGNQTIGIYPLLENNTTHILAADFDKDDWIHSVKAFSEACDFYKVPHIIERSRSGNGGHVWIFFSQAIEAAKARKLGNGLLTKAMEMYPALSFTCFDRLFPNQDVMPEGGFGNLIALPLQLEPRKLGNSVFINSSGIAYKDQWAKLASIQKINSTTLDSLLDEITLIDEKANNDLADTPWKKLSSIDNDVIANCPEEITLVIADQIYIPIDKLPGKLTSRLKQLAVFSNSEFYKRQGLRLSTIGIPRYICAAHVEGTFLILPRGCLSSVEAQLTEQKIEIIFDDKRFSGDNLAKVKFTGKLKSQQNKAVNALLESSVGILEASTGFGKTVTALALVAKRKVNTLILVHSRQLAEQWLERINVFLKDTEVGSLLGGKEKLSYQVDVATYQSLVSRNGMDIKPYIEKYGQIIVDECHHLPASNYESLIKSSHAKFIHGFTATPKRQDGLEKLMMFQLGDIVYKGVKSGSMLNQQVIAHETDTTFPKEWLEPDTKPHISQIYKHLVNSDCRNQKIVDDILSCIDDKRAVMVLTERKEHIELLSALLTKKELMVVELHGGISAKQRQERIAMLEENVDLSNDKQVILATGKYVGEGFDLPYLDTLFITLPIAWKGILAQYAGRIGREWSNKNSVQVYDYLDTFPTLKRMFSKREKGYKALGYEITYR from the coding sequence GTGTCCAGTTCGTTATCAGATAGACTCTTAGAAATTGATAATCAGCTTCAGCGACTCGCTGAAGAAAAAGAGTCGTTGTTAAATGAACGTAATAGTATTCTTGCACAACAAGAAGTCGAGCTAGCCAAACACTTTAACCAACACGTTTCACCTGAAGCTAAAGTCGATTTATTCATTTCTTATTTTAAAGGTCGAAATGACGTTTATCCGTTTCGTTGGGAATCGCAAAATGGTCGAAGTGGTTATTCGCCAGCGTGTTGGAATGAATGGAAACCTAAAGTTTGTAATAAACCACGGATTAGTTGCACAGAATGCTCAAATAAACAATTCAAGCATTATGATGGTCAAGCGATATTTGATCACCTAAAAGGGAATCAAACGATTGGTATTTACCCACTTCTAGAGAATAATACAACCCACATTCTTGCTGCTGATTTTGATAAAGACGATTGGATTCACTCCGTTAAAGCTTTTTCTGAAGCCTGTGATTTTTATAAAGTACCTCACATTATCGAACGCTCTAGAAGCGGCAATGGTGGACATGTATGGATCTTCTTTTCGCAAGCTATTGAAGCAGCCAAAGCTAGAAAGTTGGGTAATGGGCTATTAACGAAAGCGATGGAAATGTACCCTGCGCTCTCATTTACTTGCTTTGATCGTTTGTTTCCGAATCAAGATGTTATGCCAGAAGGTGGCTTTGGTAACTTGATAGCATTACCTCTTCAACTAGAGCCAAGAAAACTTGGCAATAGTGTATTCATAAATTCCTCAGGGATAGCTTATAAAGACCAGTGGGCTAAGCTCGCTTCAATTCAAAAAATTAATAGTACGACACTTGATAGCTTGCTGGATGAAATAACGTTAATTGATGAAAAAGCTAATAATGACTTGGCAGACACACCTTGGAAGAAACTCTCTTCTATTGATAATGATGTGATTGCCAATTGCCCAGAAGAAATAACCTTAGTTATTGCAGATCAGATTTATATTCCTATAGATAAACTTCCCGGCAAATTAACATCAAGACTTAAACAGTTAGCAGTATTTTCTAATTCTGAGTTTTATAAACGGCAAGGCCTTCGCTTATCTACTATTGGCATTCCAAGATATATTTGCGCCGCTCATGTTGAAGGTACATTTTTAATTTTACCCAGAGGGTGTTTATCATCTGTAGAAGCTCAATTAACTGAACAAAAAATTGAAATCATTTTCGATGATAAGCGGTTTTCAGGTGACAACCTTGCCAAAGTTAAGTTTACTGGAAAGCTGAAAAGTCAGCAGAATAAGGCGGTTAATGCGTTATTAGAATCATCGGTTGGCATACTGGAAGCTTCTACTGGCTTTGGTAAAACTGTCACGGCACTAGCATTGGTTGCTAAACGTAAAGTAAACACATTGATATTAGTTCACAGTCGGCAACTGGCTGAACAGTGGTTAGAACGTATTAATGTTTTTCTAAAAGATACTGAAGTTGGTTCATTACTTGGTGGTAAGGAAAAGCTGTCGTATCAGGTTGATGTAGCCACATATCAAAGTTTAGTTAGTCGAAACGGCATGGATATAAAGCCATACATTGAAAAATATGGGCAAATTATTGTTGATGAATGCCACCATTTACCAGCATCAAACTATGAAAGCTTGATCAAGTCCAGTCACGCAAAATTCATTCATGGATTCACTGCAACACCAAAACGCCAAGATGGCTTAGAAAAGCTGATGATGTTTCAACTTGGAGATATTGTTTATAAAGGCGTTAAATCAGGTTCAATGCTTAATCAGCAAGTGATAGCACATGAAACAGATACAACGTTTCCTAAGGAGTGGCTAGAGCCTGATACTAAGCCTCATATTTCACAAATTTATAAGCACCTAGTAAACAGTGATTGCAGAAACCAAAAGATCGTCGACGATATTCTCAGTTGTATTGATGATAAACGTGCTGTAATGGTGTTAACCGAAAGAAAAGAGCACATCGAGCTTTTGTCAGCTTTACTAACGAAGAAAGAGCTAATGGTTGTAGAGTTGCATGGTGGAATATCAGCTAAACAGCGGCAAGAGCGTATCGCTATGCTCGAAGAAAATGTAGATCTAAGTAACGATAAACAGGTAATTCTTGCAACGGGTAAGTATGTTGGCGAAGGGTTTGATTTACCATACTTGGATACGTTGTTCATCACCTTACCGATAGCATGGAAGGGTATATTAGCTCAATATGCCGGACGAATAGGACGAGAGTGGAGTAACAAAAATTCAGTTCAGGTTTATGATTACCTCGATACCTTCCCAACACTGAAGCGAATGTTTTCAAAACGTGAAAAGGGATACAAAGCATTGGGTTATGAAATCACATACCGTTAA
- the tnpB gene encoding IS66 family insertion sequence element accessory protein TnpB (TnpB, as the term is used for proteins encoded by IS66 family insertion elements, is considered an accessory protein, since TnpC, encoded by a neighboring gene, is a DDE family transposase.) translates to MKMFVEPADVYLYMDIVDFRKSINGLIVVVEQNMELNAFRDALFVFCNKKRDKLKILYWDKTGFALWYKRLEKHRFKWPVDANLQHLNVSEQQLQWLLSGYDVIGHQPLHYNASGL, encoded by the coding sequence ATGAAGATGTTTGTTGAGCCTGCCGACGTTTATTTATACATGGATATCGTCGACTTTCGTAAATCGATTAATGGCTTGATTGTAGTGGTCGAACAGAACATGGAGCTCAATGCCTTTCGTGATGCGCTGTTTGTGTTTTGCAATAAAAAGCGCGATAAGCTCAAAATACTCTATTGGGATAAAACGGGCTTTGCGCTTTGGTACAAACGTCTCGAGAAGCATCGGTTCAAGTGGCCTGTCGATGCTAACTTACAGCATCTGAATGTAAGTGAACAGCAGTTACAGTGGCTGTTATCAGGCTACGATGTAATAGGCCATCAGCCGTTGCACTACAATGCATCCGGCTTATAA
- the tnpA gene encoding IS66 family insertion sequence element accessory protein TnpA encodes MAHHQRREVEDWLNLFEQQKQSGLTAVAFCRQQQINVQTYYTRRRDIRLQRTHSKFVHVKREVTKVESHTDETGGELLLQLGSAHLSVPTNVSPHWLATVMKALAE; translated from the coding sequence ATGGCGCATCATCAACGAAGAGAAGTAGAAGACTGGCTCAATTTATTTGAGCAACAAAAACAAAGTGGACTCACAGCGGTGGCGTTTTGCCGCCAGCAACAGATTAATGTCCAAACCTACTACACCAGGCGACGTGATATTCGTCTTCAGCGTACTCACAGCAAGTTCGTTCACGTCAAACGTGAAGTAACAAAGGTTGAGTCACACACCGATGAGACCGGTGGCGAACTTCTTCTGCAACTTGGGAGCGCTCATCTTAGCGTGCCAACGAATGTTAGCCCTCACTGGCTTGCTACCGTGATGAAGGCACTAGCTGAATGA
- a CDS encoding MbnP family protein: MKMHGRLGVILAVIIGLSGCDKLGLSEREVGEIPFTLTGIENSACPLMVKVGPTKWQLDYFGFYLTKPEVRIDGKWQRVSFKQTQWQTQSTALLKFHTLCSAPQNANNKIILDVSEGLLKLATNLRFTMGLPFDVNHTDPLAQASPLNDTSMFLNKQSGHRFLRLDLSHAGANNKQWQYHLGSANCESESADAAPEASCAFTNRVEFILPMTQLDSELALEISVSNILAQVDLLEADSCEFGSPEAQPCKQLLRNLLNRPWIKWD, encoded by the coding sequence ATGAAAATGCACGGGCGTTTAGGTGTCATATTAGCGGTTATTATAGGGTTGTCGGGCTGCGACAAGCTGGGCTTGAGTGAACGAGAAGTGGGCGAAATCCCATTTACGCTTACGGGCATTGAAAATAGCGCATGCCCATTAATGGTAAAAGTAGGGCCTACAAAATGGCAACTAGATTACTTTGGCTTCTACTTAACCAAACCTGAAGTGCGTATTGACGGTAAATGGCAGCGAGTATCTTTTAAGCAAACGCAGTGGCAAACCCAATCTACTGCCTTATTAAAGTTCCATACGTTATGTAGCGCGCCACAAAATGCCAATAATAAAATCATTCTAGATGTATCGGAAGGTCTATTAAAACTGGCGACCAACCTTAGGTTCACAATGGGGCTTCCCTTTGATGTAAACCATACCGACCCTCTAGCTCAAGCATCACCGTTAAATGATACCAGCATGTTTTTAAACAAACAGTCGGGGCATCGTTTCTTACGCCTGGATTTATCTCACGCGGGGGCTAACAATAAACAGTGGCAGTATCATTTGGGCAGTGCTAATTGTGAGTCTGAATCCGCTGATGCAGCGCCTGAAGCATCTTGTGCCTTTACTAACAGGGTAGAATTCATTTTACCGATGACACAGCTCGATAGCGAACTGGCACTTGAGATTTCGGTTTCAAATATACTCGCTCAGGTCGACCTTTTAGAGGCTGATAGCTGTGAATTTGGAAGCCCTGAAGCACAACCATGCAAGCAATTGCTACGTAACTTACTGAATAGACCATGGATAAAGTGGGATTAG
- a CDS encoding DEAD/DEAH box helicase, whose product MIDAHEKLDFRVQQWIFKQGWDRLREIQCLAIDPILTGCTDVLISASTAAGKTEAFFLPAISAIAEDKRGVGILYISPLKALINDQDRRLESLADILDLQVTPWHGDSAQGRKSKLKRNPSGIVLITPESLESLFIRDSGWVKSAFQNLKHIVIDEFHAFIGTERGHHLLSLLHRLEHLLGRLKNPIPRTALSATLGELETVPLSLRPNKSLPCKIIKQTQSSASLKMQVKGYIETNTAVGDAVRAEHLVCNDLYELCRGGNHLVFANSRSRTEILAAVLADMCESNAVPNEFFPHHGSLSKEMRETLEARLQQERLPTTAICTMTLELGIDIGKVNSVVQVTAPHSIASLRQRMGRSGRRGGASILRMLITENELTEQSSIVDQLRLELVQSLAMVRLLVANKWYEPADSSLLHFSTLLHQILALTAQWGGIRADQIYSLLCKDGPFQHVTVAHFKCLLSHMGNTELITQLGSGELVLGHAGEKITNHYSFYAVFKTPEEFRIVSGSKTLGTLPVDSLILEGQHIVFAGRRWVVELVDVEKKVILVNRAKGGQPPKFGGAGMAIHDVVRQEMFKILCEGDYKIKVGEHRIEFADETAQSLFQEAAKFFQTANLAKTNFIQQGNRTVILTWAGDKIVNTIVAVLISKGFAAGAFAGIIEIEKADAQDVIDALKSFQTDGTISADQLAKSIPEKAIDKFDEYLPENLLLAGYAARAFDVLSTKLKIKELLTDFVS is encoded by the coding sequence ATGATAGATGCACACGAGAAGCTGGATTTCCGTGTACAGCAGTGGATTTTTAAGCAGGGCTGGGATCGCCTACGAGAAATTCAATGCCTAGCGATCGATCCTATCTTGACCGGTTGCACTGATGTGCTCATTAGTGCTTCTACAGCAGCAGGCAAAACGGAAGCATTTTTTTTACCCGCAATAAGTGCTATTGCAGAGGATAAGCGGGGCGTCGGGATCTTATATATAAGTCCCCTAAAAGCACTAATAAACGATCAAGATAGAAGGCTTGAAAGTCTAGCAGATATACTAGACTTACAAGTTACGCCTTGGCACGGTGATAGTGCTCAAGGCCGTAAATCAAAACTTAAACGAAATCCTTCTGGTATTGTTTTAATAACACCTGAGTCATTAGAGTCACTATTTATACGGGATAGTGGTTGGGTTAAATCTGCTTTTCAAAATTTAAAACATATTGTAATAGACGAATTTCACGCATTCATAGGGACTGAACGTGGTCATCATTTGTTGAGTTTACTTCACCGATTAGAGCATTTGCTTGGTCGCCTAAAAAATCCTATACCCAGAACTGCATTAAGTGCCACTCTTGGCGAATTAGAGACCGTACCACTCTCTCTTAGGCCAAATAAATCATTACCATGCAAAATAATTAAGCAAACCCAATCTTCGGCTTCGCTAAAAATGCAGGTCAAGGGCTACATTGAGACCAATACAGCAGTAGGTGATGCCGTGCGAGCTGAGCATCTTGTATGTAATGATTTATATGAACTTTGCCGAGGTGGTAACCATCTAGTCTTTGCGAATAGCAGAAGTCGTACTGAAATCCTTGCAGCAGTATTAGCCGATATGTGTGAGAGTAACGCTGTACCAAATGAGTTTTTTCCTCATCATGGTTCCCTTTCAAAGGAAATGAGAGAAACATTAGAAGCTCGGCTACAGCAGGAAAGGCTCCCAACTACTGCAATTTGTACCATGACCTTGGAGCTTGGTATTGATATTGGGAAAGTTAACTCAGTTGTGCAAGTTACCGCGCCTCATTCGATAGCTAGTTTGAGACAAAGAATGGGGCGGTCAGGAAGACGCGGTGGTGCAAGTATTCTAAGGATGCTGATTACCGAGAACGAACTGACAGAGCAATCCAGTATTGTAGATCAGTTACGTCTGGAGCTAGTTCAGTCATTAGCGATGGTCAGATTATTAGTTGCTAATAAGTGGTATGAACCGGCTGACTCCTCACTATTGCATTTCTCGACACTTCTGCATCAAATATTAGCATTAACTGCCCAGTGGGGAGGAATAAGAGCTGACCAAATATATAGTTTGCTGTGTAAGGATGGCCCGTTTCAGCATGTTACCGTCGCTCATTTTAAATGCTTATTGTCCCATATGGGTAATACTGAATTAATTACTCAGTTAGGTAGTGGAGAGCTTGTTTTAGGGCATGCTGGCGAAAAAATAACGAATCATTATAGCTTTTACGCTGTATTTAAAACACCTGAAGAATTTAGAATTGTTTCAGGCAGCAAAACGCTAGGAACACTTCCTGTAGATAGCTTGATATTAGAAGGTCAACATATCGTTTTTGCTGGAAGAAGGTGGGTGGTTGAATTGGTTGATGTGGAAAAAAAGGTAATATTAGTCAACCGCGCTAAAGGAGGCCAGCCACCTAAATTTGGCGGCGCTGGAATGGCGATTCATGATGTGGTTCGACAAGAAATGTTTAAAATACTGTGTGAGGGCGACTACAAAATAAAGGTTGGCGAACACCGAATAGAGTTTGCGGATGAAACTGCACAGTCATTGTTTCAGGAAGCGGCTAAATTTTTCCAAACAGCTAACCTTGCAAAAACTAATTTTATTCAGCAAGGTAATAGAACGGTGATCCTCACGTGGGCTGGCGATAAAATTGTAAACACTATCGTTGCTGTACTGATCAGCAAGGGTTTTGCTGCTGGAGCATTTGCAGGAATCATCGAAATTGAAAAGGCCGATGCGCAAGATGTAATCGATGCACTTAAGAGTTTCCAGACTGATGGCACAATATCTGCGGATCAGTTAGCTAAGTCAATTCCTGAAAAGGCGATCGATAAATTTGATGAGTATCTACCAGAAAATTTGCTTTTGGCTGGTTATGCCGCGAGAGCATTTGATGTCTTAAGTACTAAATTGAAAATTAAAGAACTATTAACAGATTTCGTCTCATAG
- a CDS encoding ATP-binding protein: MAAKKIRAKERDAIIQSLKSGVTPKVGIQHIQVGRGNELKALIADIDRVTEGGSAFRLIIGEYGSGKTFFLSVVRAIALERKLVTVNADLSPDRRIHASSGQARNLYSELMRNMSTRNKPDGNALTSVVEKFITEARKEADNNGKDITTVIQERLSSLSELVGGYDFSKVIEAYWTGHETDNETLKNNAVKWLRAEYATKTDAHKDLGIRSIISDASFYDSLKLMSLFVRQAGYEGLLVNLDEMVNLYKLNSTQARVSNYEQILRILNDCLQGSAEYLGFLLGGTPEFLLDPRKGLYSYEALQSRLAGNTFAKQAGVIDYSSPALHLASLTPEELFILLKNLRHVYASGDETQYLVPDESLKAFLVHCSRTIGDAYFRTPRNTIKAFLDMLAVIDQNASISWDSLIAKVDIVEDKPSDVELDVESEEDGLADFKL; the protein is encoded by the coding sequence ATGGCAGCCAAAAAAATTAGAGCTAAAGAGCGAGATGCTATTATCCAGTCGCTTAAATCTGGTGTTACGCCAAAAGTAGGGATACAGCACATACAGGTCGGTAGAGGCAACGAGTTAAAAGCTTTGATTGCGGATATAGATCGGGTTACTGAAGGTGGCTCAGCTTTTCGTTTAATTATTGGTGAATATGGATCCGGTAAAACTTTCTTTTTAAGTGTTGTCAGGGCTATAGCTTTGGAGCGAAAACTGGTAACTGTGAATGCTGATTTATCTCCGGATAGACGTATTCATGCATCATCTGGACAAGCCAGGAATTTATACTCTGAGCTCATGCGGAATATGTCCACTCGCAATAAGCCTGACGGTAATGCTTTAACGAGCGTAGTAGAAAAATTCATTACTGAAGCGCGAAAAGAAGCTGATAATAACGGTAAAGATATCACCACTGTAATTCAAGAAAGGTTATCTTCATTGTCAGAACTAGTGGGAGGATACGACTTCTCTAAAGTGATTGAAGCTTACTGGACTGGACATGAAACAGACAATGAGACGTTAAAAAACAATGCTGTAAAATGGTTAAGAGCCGAATATGCAACTAAGACCGATGCACACAAAGATCTTGGGATTAGGAGTATTATTTCTGATGCATCGTTTTATGATTCTTTAAAGCTAATGAGCCTATTCGTGAGGCAAGCAGGCTACGAGGGTTTACTAGTTAACCTCGATGAAATGGTAAATTTATACAAACTCAATAGTACTCAAGCGCGAGTGTCGAACTATGAACAGATCTTAAGAATATTAAATGACTGTTTGCAGGGATCTGCGGAGTATCTGGGCTTTTTACTCGGGGGAACACCTGAGTTCTTACTTGACCCAAGAAAAGGCTTATATAGCTATGAAGCACTGCAATCACGCCTAGCTGGTAATACATTTGCAAAACAAGCGGGGGTTATTGATTATTCTTCACCTGCGCTACATTTAGCTAGCTTGACGCCTGAAGAGTTATTTATTCTTCTGAAAAATCTGAGGCATGTTTATGCGTCTGGCGATGAAACACAGTATTTAGTGCCTGATGAATCCCTTAAGGCATTTTTAGTACATTGCAGTAGAACAATTGGTGATGCTTATTTCAGAACTCCAAGAAATACCATAAAAGCTTTTTTAGATATGCTCGCAGTAATAGATCAAAATGCAAGTATTTCGTGGGATAGCTTGATTGCGAAAGTTGATATTGTGGAAGATAAACCATCGGATGTTGAGCTTGATGTCGAATCAGAAGAAGATGGACTAGCTGATTTCAAATTATGA
- a CDS encoding transposase, with product MELSDAYLRYPDDTALKVITSNFTELLAGIVRDIEERSKSRKRYLKRFKPEIHLCHKTIVATDCHNIDTKKLQSRLLKYWHELFEFTNHNDIHWNNTVAEHAIKLIATHRNKNLKYLSIKKIEDYMTILTIYQNCEIKEKSFLRFLLNQKPDDIL from the coding sequence GTGGAATTATCGGACGCTTACTTACGATACCCTGATGATACCGCATTAAAGGTTATTACAAGCAACTTCACGGAATTACTAGCTGGAATAGTAAGAGATATCGAAGAAAGATCTAAATCTCGCAAACGGTATTTAAAGAGATTTAAGCCAGAAATACATTTATGTCACAAAACTATTGTTGCAACAGACTGCCATAATATTGATACAAAAAAACTGCAGAGCAGGTTGTTAAAGTATTGGCATGAATTGTTTGAGTTTACTAATCACAATGACATTCATTGGAATAATACTGTGGCAGAACATGCTATTAAGCTTATAGCTACTCACAGAAATAAAAACCTAAAATACTTAAGCATTAAAAAAATTGAAGATTACATGACGATTCTAACAATCTACCAAAATTGTGAAATCAAAGAAAAAAGTTTTCTTCGATTCTTATTAAACCAAAAGCCTGACGACATTTTATAG
- a CDS encoding TerB N-terminal domain-containing protein, whose translation MEVIYIFVIAFFIWLIFKPKSDVGKVRVNTKYNKKETGSKKETVTVVRSSSSEKKSDEQNKVDTGSCDENDKENVQLTPNNLSRISSEKKASIDSTKNSGKAKIAEEKEIDVKDIPIQASESTTTTKTASNYLASQLDSQPQLASTSRIEHASSSSSADDGLASLNIYESAQTHSDFTKVGKKGTWIGKYQEVKVHDRLLSGFLYVGEQLESLRGFKPEPALVSNLLPVAKPSINQNVFYIDETLGYWPSYDSLSKQCRGSYLDWLATDRNLENTPIGFVFIYFNGLERFVIENSKDIETTRIHFEHIFDEVLRLNKQFSSSRSFLSYSSNLLELMYLLKPDLFESKKDELPRTRHSLLFKSRLAEQVVESQRIGDSLALEWIKNTEHYNLKTAARRCEVEFDSLFKMYFKQKFPDGIPVKPNKTQLNAEYYPANNGIPTVRISLDGLPDPSILKGPINKLIPLAERASEELASYSRYLGKADTTKDDLAALMLLPTAIANSQQSPLIKKFKAWAQTIISENEGLTDVAEFWLQTGLPKPKAINKKESELICSLANFANVGIAPDLRYHHAKLKLDGKIVLFAPGHENGFIPSHTFNQVGVALRLGAMVASIDGFVDESESTELQKLIARDEKLTDTEKRSLQAYLTWRLATPSDNTGLKNRLSSLGAKEIEFVKRFIISIALADGNVDNKEVKQIEKLYTNLGLDKDTVSSDIHQLTTSNHQSVSGRESSSEFSIDETILALHESQTTEARSMLEEIFTSEEDDESESLKVAESSNDINGLDQAHSQLYEKLCTQARWSRNEVAKICGDLNLMVDGAIETINDWAFDLVDAPVIEDDGEIYIDEEIVEEIREL comes from the coding sequence ATGGAAGTTATCTACATTTTTGTTATCGCATTTTTCATTTGGCTAATATTTAAACCCAAAAGCGATGTGGGGAAAGTAAGGGTAAATACGAAATACAATAAAAAGGAAACTGGTTCTAAAAAAGAGACTGTTACTGTAGTGAGAAGTTCTTCGTCTGAAAAAAAATCAGATGAACAAAACAAAGTCGATACTGGATCTTGCGACGAAAATGATAAAGAGAATGTTCAACTTACTCCTAATAATTTATCAAGAATTAGCAGCGAAAAGAAAGCTAGTATAGATTCAACTAAGAATAGTGGCAAAGCGAAAATCGCAGAAGAAAAAGAAATAGATGTAAAAGATATTCCGATACAAGCTTCAGAGAGTACCACTACCACAAAAACGGCTTCGAATTATTTGGCTTCTCAGCTTGATAGCCAACCCCAACTAGCTTCTACGTCAAGAATTGAGCATGCATCCAGTTCATCTTCTGCCGATGACGGTCTTGCTTCCCTCAATATTTATGAAAGCGCGCAAACTCACAGCGATTTCACAAAAGTCGGTAAAAAGGGGACGTGGATTGGGAAGTATCAAGAGGTCAAAGTACACGACCGCTTACTTAGTGGATTTCTATATGTCGGTGAGCAACTGGAATCATTACGAGGGTTTAAACCAGAACCTGCATTAGTAAGTAACTTGTTACCTGTTGCAAAGCCATCTATCAACCAAAATGTTTTTTACATTGATGAGACTTTAGGCTACTGGCCCAGTTATGATTCATTATCAAAACAATGTAGGGGGTCTTACCTTGATTGGTTAGCGACAGATCGAAACTTGGAAAATACACCGATAGGCTTCGTGTTCATATATTTTAATGGTCTTGAGCGATTCGTGATAGAAAACAGTAAGGATATTGAAACCACTAGGATTCATTTCGAACATATTTTTGATGAGGTACTTCGCTTAAATAAGCAGTTTAGCTCTAGTCGTTCTTTTCTTAGCTATTCCTCAAACTTACTCGAACTGATGTACCTGCTAAAACCTGATTTATTCGAAAGTAAAAAAGATGAGCTTCCCCGAACACGTCATTCTTTGCTTTTCAAATCTCGATTAGCAGAACAAGTAGTTGAATCACAAAGGATCGGAGATTCATTAGCGCTTGAATGGATTAAAAATACTGAGCATTACAACCTTAAAACTGCGGCAAGACGTTGCGAAGTTGAATTTGATTCCCTGTTTAAAATGTATTTTAAACAGAAGTTTCCTGATGGGATACCTGTTAAGCCCAATAAAACTCAATTGAACGCGGAGTACTACCCCGCCAATAATGGTATTCCTACTGTGAGGATTTCATTAGATGGACTACCCGATCCAAGTATTTTAAAAGGTCCGATAAACAAGCTAATCCCGCTAGCTGAAAGAGCTTCAGAAGAGTTAGCAAGTTATAGCAGATATTTAGGTAAAGCGGATACAACGAAAGATGACTTAGCCGCATTAATGTTACTTCCTACTGCAATCGCGAATAGCCAGCAATCGCCACTAATCAAAAAGTTTAAAGCTTGGGCACAGACTATCATTTCTGAAAATGAGGGATTGACAGATGTTGCTGAGTTTTGGTTACAAACGGGATTACCGAAACCAAAAGCCATTAACAAAAAAGAAAGTGAATTGATTTGTAGTCTGGCAAACTTTGCGAATGTTGGGATTGCTCCTGATTTAAGGTATCACCACGCGAAACTTAAGTTAGATGGGAAAATCGTGTTGTTTGCACCAGGTCATGAAAACGGTTTTATCCCCAGTCATACATTTAATCAAGTTGGTGTGGCTCTTCGGTTAGGGGCGATGGTTGCCAGTATAGATGGTTTTGTTGACGAATCAGAAAGCACCGAGTTACAGAAGCTTATTGCGCGTGATGAAAAGCTAACAGATACAGAAAAGCGCTCTTTGCAAGCATATTTGACATGGCGCTTAGCGACACCTTCCGACAATACCGGTTTGAAAAATCGACTTAGTAGCCTAGGTGCAAAGGAGATCGAGTTTGTTAAGCGGTTTATTATTTCTATAGCACTCGCTGATGGCAATGTTGATAACAAAGAAGTAAAACAGATCGAGAAACTCTATACGAATTTAGGGTTGGACAAAGATACTGTATCGAGTGATATACACCAACTAACTACGAGTAATCATCAATCAGTTTCCGGACGCGAGAGTTCATCCGAATTTTCTATTGATGAAACTATCTTAGCGCTTCATGAGAGTCAAACTACAGAGGCGAGAAGTATGCTAGAGGAGATATTTACCTCTGAAGAAGATGATGAAAGTGAAAGTTTAAAAGTTGCTGAATCTTCAAATGATATTAATGGATTAGATCAAGCACATAGCCAGCTTTACGAAAAGCTATGTACTCAAGCGCGATGGAGCCGTAATGAAGTGGCTAAAATATGCGGTGATCTTAATCTTATGGTCGATGGTGCAATCGAAACCATTAACGATTGGGCGTTTGATTTAGTCGATGCGCCAGTGATTGAAGATGATGGCGAAATATACATAGATGAAGAAATAGTTGAAGAAATAAGGGAGTTATAG